The following are from one region of the Scylla paramamosain isolate STU-SP2022 chromosome 23, ASM3559412v1, whole genome shotgun sequence genome:
- the LOC135112240 gene encoding uncharacterized protein LOC135112240 isoform X1 — protein MDDNVEECPVCLTTFDDTLRRPRNLPCGHTVCSPCIDGLKQQGAITCPTCRASHAVPEAGQFPISYITEGLIRRLRRLASLPAEPGKQAAPPVTRPAPKATTGFSRKAQSLLQEQEVKVLAAIRSCQEEQSQLAEYLTTLGGWSSRQQRLQDEPQTLVDQSKSAQEAVHREESRVEGRQEEVRQKEQQLHAALQSLRTAATRQEAYEVIEDTDLLVEKDSQTEGCLGVFPNVHAVTTVTRVGVASHLLCLQVTPLATVAEASRAALQAATAAAAATQAALKAAGTAAAASGDSSLPAAWAEASSIADRLQALLAPPLTAEDLHSLTQRARGLVEAGLVFAVHDVKGQTRHARISLEDGSLYLHSLQAQVLPNFIATLQMGKVVPAAPPCEVFLDLAWPGSAARRVVVSLPQDTPRGRQFMLLCSGQRGACYANTRLFNVMREGQPGECVVGGDYQTGDGRGGAALLPHLDQGEYWQSGKAGAVWWWRWRGDPARGAQFSITTRGVQRGSIWCGVFGQVVRGLEVVQEAAQHRPVTEVTVVQCGVVLSR, from the exons ATG GATGACAACGTGGAGGAGTGTCCAGTGTGCCTCACCACCTTTGACGACACCCTCAGGCGGCCACGCAACCTGCCCTGTGGCCATACAGTGTGCTCGCCGTGCATTGACGGACTGAAGCAGCAGGGTGCCATCACGTGCCCCACCTGCCGGGCGAGTCACGCCGTGCCCGAGGCGGGCCAGTTCCCCATCTCCTATATTACAGAGGGCCTTATCAGGAGACTGAGAAGACTGGCCTCTCTGCCAGCCGAGCCAGGGAAGCAGGCAGCCCCACCAGTGACACGGCCTGCACCAAAGGCGACAACGGGATTCAGCAGGAAGGCACAGTCCCTCCTGCAGGAGCAAGAAGTGAAGGTCCTGGCTGCCATCCGCTCCTGCCAGGAGGAGCAGAGCCAGCTGGCCGAGTATCTGACAACCCTCGGTGGCTGGAGCAGTCGCCAGCAGCGGCTGCAAGACGAGCCGCAGACTCTGGTGGACCAGAGCAAGAGTGCCCAGGAGGCGGTGCACCGCGAGGAGTCCCGGGTAGagggcaggcaggaggaggtgcggcagaaggagcagcagctgcACGCCGCGCTACAGTCGCTGCGCACGGCCGCAACACGGCAGGAAGCTTACGAGGTCATTGAGGACACAGACCTTCTGGTGGAgaaggacagtcagacagaGGGGTGTCTGGGAGTGTTTCCCAACGTCCACGccgtcaccaccgtcaccaggGTGGGTGTGGCCTCACACTTGTTGTGCTTGCAGGTCACTCCTCTGGCCacg GTGGCAGAGGCATCGCGCGCAGCCCTGCAGgccgccaccgctgccgctgctgccacaCAGGCAGCCCTGAAGGCAGCGGGCACTGCTGCTGCAGCCTCGGGGGACTCCAGCCTCCCAGCAGCCTGGGCCGAGGCCTCCTCCATCGCGGATAGGCTGCAGGCCCTGCTGGCGCCGCCCCTGACG gCCGAGGACCTGCACAGCCTAACACAGCGTGCCAGGGGCCTGGTGGAGGCCGGCCTTGTCTTCGCCGTCCACGACGTGAAGGGACAGACTCGGCACGCAAGGATCAGCCTTGAAGACGGCAGCCTTTACCTCCACTCCCTGCAGGCCCAGGTCCTGCCGAACTTCATCGCCACCCTGCAG ATGGGGAAGGTGGTGCCGGCCGCCCCCCCCTGCGAAGTGTTCCTGGACCTGGCGTGGCCCGGCAGCGCGGCGCggcgggtggtggtgagtcTACCCCAGGACACCCCCAGGGGCCGGCAGTTCATGCTGCTGTGCTCGGGCCAGCGGGGCGCCTGCTACGCCAACACCAGGCTGTTTAACGTGATGCGTGAGGGACAGCcgggggagtgtgtggtgggaggAGACTACCAGacaggtgatgggaggggaggagccgCCCTGCTGCCTCACCTTGACCAGGGTGAGTACTGGCAGTCAGGCAAGGCGggggctgtgtggtggtggcggtggcgtggTGACCCTGCCCGTGGTGCTCAGTTCAGCATCACCACCCGGGGCGTGCAGCGTGGTAGTATTTGGTGTGGTGTCTTTGGCCAGGTGGTGCGGGGCCTGGAGGTGGTGCAGGAGGCAGCCCAGCACCGCCCCGTTACTGAGGTgactgtggtgcagtgtggcgtGGTGCTGTCAAGATAg
- the LOC135112240 gene encoding uncharacterized protein LOC135112240 isoform X2, protein MDDNVEECPVCLTTFDDTLRRPRNLPCGHTVCSPCIDGLKQQGAITCPTCRASHAVPEAGQFPISYITEGLIRRLRRLASLPAEPGKQAAPPVTRPAPKATTGFSRKAQSLLQEQEVKVLAAIRSCQEEQSQLAEYLTTLGGWSSRQQRLQDEPQTLVDQSKSAQEAVHREESRVEGRQEEVRQKEQQLHAALQSLRTAATRQEAYEVIEDTDLLVEKDSQTEGCLGVFPNVHAVTTVTRVAEASRAALQAATAAAAATQAALKAAGTAAAASGDSSLPAAWAEASSIADRLQALLAPPLTAEDLHSLTQRARGLVEAGLVFAVHDVKGQTRHARISLEDGSLYLHSLQAQVLPNFIATLQMGKVVPAAPPCEVFLDLAWPGSAARRVVVSLPQDTPRGRQFMLLCSGQRGACYANTRLFNVMREGQPGECVVGGDYQTGDGRGGAALLPHLDQGEYWQSGKAGAVWWWRWRGDPARGAQFSITTRGVQRGSIWCGVFGQVVRGLEVVQEAAQHRPVTEVTVVQCGVVLSR, encoded by the exons ATG GATGACAACGTGGAGGAGTGTCCAGTGTGCCTCACCACCTTTGACGACACCCTCAGGCGGCCACGCAACCTGCCCTGTGGCCATACAGTGTGCTCGCCGTGCATTGACGGACTGAAGCAGCAGGGTGCCATCACGTGCCCCACCTGCCGGGCGAGTCACGCCGTGCCCGAGGCGGGCCAGTTCCCCATCTCCTATATTACAGAGGGCCTTATCAGGAGACTGAGAAGACTGGCCTCTCTGCCAGCCGAGCCAGGGAAGCAGGCAGCCCCACCAGTGACACGGCCTGCACCAAAGGCGACAACGGGATTCAGCAGGAAGGCACAGTCCCTCCTGCAGGAGCAAGAAGTGAAGGTCCTGGCTGCCATCCGCTCCTGCCAGGAGGAGCAGAGCCAGCTGGCCGAGTATCTGACAACCCTCGGTGGCTGGAGCAGTCGCCAGCAGCGGCTGCAAGACGAGCCGCAGACTCTGGTGGACCAGAGCAAGAGTGCCCAGGAGGCGGTGCACCGCGAGGAGTCCCGGGTAGagggcaggcaggaggaggtgcggcagaaggagcagcagctgcACGCCGCGCTACAGTCGCTGCGCACGGCCGCAACACGGCAGGAAGCTTACGAGGTCATTGAGGACACAGACCTTCTGGTGGAgaaggacagtcagacagaGGGGTGTCTGGGAGTGTTTCCCAACGTCCACGccgtcaccaccgtcaccagg GTGGCAGAGGCATCGCGCGCAGCCCTGCAGgccgccaccgctgccgctgctgccacaCAGGCAGCCCTGAAGGCAGCGGGCACTGCTGCTGCAGCCTCGGGGGACTCCAGCCTCCCAGCAGCCTGGGCCGAGGCCTCCTCCATCGCGGATAGGCTGCAGGCCCTGCTGGCGCCGCCCCTGACG gCCGAGGACCTGCACAGCCTAACACAGCGTGCCAGGGGCCTGGTGGAGGCCGGCCTTGTCTTCGCCGTCCACGACGTGAAGGGACAGACTCGGCACGCAAGGATCAGCCTTGAAGACGGCAGCCTTTACCTCCACTCCCTGCAGGCCCAGGTCCTGCCGAACTTCATCGCCACCCTGCAG ATGGGGAAGGTGGTGCCGGCCGCCCCCCCCTGCGAAGTGTTCCTGGACCTGGCGTGGCCCGGCAGCGCGGCGCggcgggtggtggtgagtcTACCCCAGGACACCCCCAGGGGCCGGCAGTTCATGCTGCTGTGCTCGGGCCAGCGGGGCGCCTGCTACGCCAACACCAGGCTGTTTAACGTGATGCGTGAGGGACAGCcgggggagtgtgtggtgggaggAGACTACCAGacaggtgatgggaggggaggagccgCCCTGCTGCCTCACCTTGACCAGGGTGAGTACTGGCAGTCAGGCAAGGCGggggctgtgtggtggtggcggtggcgtggTGACCCTGCCCGTGGTGCTCAGTTCAGCATCACCACCCGGGGCGTGCAGCGTGGTAGTATTTGGTGTGGTGTCTTTGGCCAGGTGGTGCGGGGCCTGGAGGTGGTGCAGGAGGCAGCCCAGCACCGCCCCGTTACTGAGGTgactgtggtgcagtgtggcgtGGTGCTGTCAAGATAg